The Granulicella sibirica genome has a segment encoding these proteins:
- a CDS encoding amidohydrolase family protein, giving the protein MYHATLRNRRRQGILASTLALSAIGLHAQAPPPAPTDFVIRNATVMTATHGTIDHGSVWVHAGKIAGVGPTVNAPSSAVVIDASGKYLTPGIIDPHSHSALGNDINEATSPVTPSMMMIDAFDNSDGALYQALAGGVTTELLLHGSANMIGGQAVVIKNKFGLSREAMLFPNAPRSIKFASGENPKRVYGGRDQLPSTRMGNFEIMRQSFEDAKNYIATQDAYQAKVVKGDKDAVAPKRDLKLEALADILRGKLLVQIHCYRADEFLTEEAIARQYGYKIRAFHHALEMYKVGDQIAPTGTAIATFADWWGYKDEAWDAIPWNATMSMREGVRVALKSDSNDYIRRLNQEAGKMIHYGGATEDEAIRMVTLNPAWIIGVDDKTGSIDTGKDADLVIWNVDPLSTYARAEKVYIDGDLFFDSSLPGFGTTHFHGVMHTSGFSGNDDEIGDGQ; this is encoded by the coding sequence TTGTATCACGCGACTCTCCGTAACAGACGCCGACAGGGCATTCTCGCATCCACACTCGCCCTGTCGGCCATCGGCCTTCACGCCCAGGCCCCGCCACCTGCCCCCACCGACTTCGTCATCAGGAACGCCACCGTGATGACAGCCACCCACGGCACCATAGACCACGGCAGCGTATGGGTTCACGCCGGTAAGATCGCCGGAGTCGGCCCCACCGTTAACGCTCCATCGAGCGCAGTCGTCATCGACGCCTCCGGCAAGTACCTCACCCCCGGCATCATCGACCCACACTCTCACTCAGCCCTAGGCAACGACATCAACGAGGCTACAAGCCCCGTTACGCCCTCGATGATGATGATCGATGCCTTCGATAACTCCGACGGAGCGCTCTACCAGGCCCTCGCCGGAGGCGTCACCACCGAACTGCTCCTCCACGGCTCGGCGAACATGATCGGCGGCCAGGCCGTCGTCATCAAGAACAAGTTCGGTCTCTCCCGCGAGGCCATGCTCTTCCCCAATGCCCCGCGCTCCATCAAGTTCGCCAGCGGCGAAAATCCCAAGCGCGTCTACGGCGGCCGCGACCAACTCCCGTCCACCCGCATGGGCAACTTCGAGATCATGCGCCAGTCCTTCGAGGACGCCAAGAACTACATCGCCACCCAGGACGCCTACCAGGCCAAGGTCGTCAAGGGAGACAAGGACGCAGTAGCTCCCAAGCGCGATCTTAAGCTCGAAGCCCTCGCCGACATCCTCCGGGGCAAACTCCTCGTCCAGATCCACTGCTACCGCGCCGACGAATTCCTCACCGAGGAAGCCATCGCCAGGCAGTACGGCTACAAGATCCGCGCCTTCCACCACGCCCTCGAGATGTACAAGGTAGGCGACCAGATCGCCCCTACCGGCACCGCCATCGCCACCTTCGCCGACTGGTGGGGCTACAAGGACGAAGCGTGGGACGCCATCCCATGGAACGCCACCATGAGCATGCGCGAAGGCGTCCGCGTCGCCCTCAAGAGCGACTCCAACGACTACATCCGCCGCCTCAACCAGGAGGCCGGCAAGATGATTCACTACGGTGGAGCCACCGAGGACGAAGCCATCCGCATGGTCACCCTCAACCCCGCATGGATCATCGGCGTCGACGACAAGACAGGCTCCATCGACACCGGCAAGGATGCCGACCTCGTCATCTGGAATGTCGACCCGCTCTCCACCTACGCCCGCGCTGAAAAGGTCTACATCGACGGCGACCTCTTCTTCGACAGCAGCCTCCCCGGCTTCGGAACCACCCACTTCCACGGCGTCATGCACACCAGCGGCTTCTCCGGAAATGACGACGAGATTGGAGACGGCCAGTGA
- the smc gene encoding chromosome segregation protein SMC, with protein MLKLKKVQILGFKSFCDRTEVQLSGEGIAAIVGPNGCGKSNISDAITWVLGEQSAKSLRGIKMEDVIFAGTRDRKPTGMAEVSLTLVDPEVYDSNSPEPDDETLEAPTPITGDWDESQLRQQHAAETEEAVAEAQPGTLIEGEAKPAPASEADPNAEASLTENPNNVVLKIRRRKFGRAPIRAGELTITRRLFRSGDSEYLLNGKICRLRDIQDIFMGTGLGGESYAIIGQERIGQLLSSKPADRRGIIEEAAGITRFKTKKRLAELRLESARQNLSRVNDIFEEVTKQMGTLKRQAAKAERYTAIRDELRTRLRVVLASRLSQLDHELATATTAISTLATQIDAQAADLETMDAQHTEGVRSGYALDQQIRETNTAANQSAVELERSTARAAANTDRVAELTSRLAQGQDDLAAARAQLATLAGDLEQHRAFAETASAESGESRAEAQRQQQLAQEGVRALASAEQQAEQNRRAIMQLVQRISQTRNEETQAAAALAGLERESERLLTESDHARQELATLGLQRGQVKLSFEDVTDRLKRLESEISSYRAQLDQARQQEGQSKRKGDQLRGEQATLNGRRNALESLIREHSYSTDTVRNIFRAHTNRAKQNPGAPSAAPVGTLADFLEVDGKYEKIVDEFLRDELNYIVVRNWEDADTSVQLLQKEVAGRATFLITTNEGAPPSTPASSSSKVGSPNVPEAEGLIPLRDCIRINPPADAPNFAANIESILPKLSNGYITPDTETARTLAVQYPDAYFLSPSGESFQHLTVTGGRPSAQGPLALKRELSEVQSKVDAAQKALAGTDKQTTDLQHQIADLNTEIENRNHDRRDAERESANSGAALRQMESEVARLERRLQDWSITTERNKDARNQKSDLIARRQQDAEALEVERTALEVKLGDVQSQLEELRSEREHLQQSAAAASAALAALEERRRNAAANLEQTTRLYNGQQQRIQQLDQQLTAAASEKLRREEETSALGIQHEELSETRAQAVATASRLSSEATQLRAAMAELDARLRHLRTETESLREQRANHTARAARLTSDIEHMEATSLNDLGLPATDLRADTTIARIEGEALSFEEEESRNLKQKLEAMGPVNMMALEEYNETAERHAFLETQRKDLLDSIQNTQESIKEIDDVSRVKFEEAFKVINDNFSVTFTKLFGGGQAFMKLTEPENTNESGIDIVASPPGKKLQNILLLSGGEKALTALSLLVGIFQFQPAPFCVLDEVDAPLDETNVGRFAKLIAEMSANTQFVVITHSKRTMSQADVIYGVTMQEPGVSKIVSVNLGATNRNRQDDNSRRVA; from the coding sequence ATGCTCAAGCTCAAAAAGGTCCAGATACTTGGCTTCAAATCGTTCTGCGACCGCACGGAAGTCCAGCTCTCCGGCGAAGGCATCGCCGCCATCGTCGGCCCCAATGGCTGCGGCAAGTCCAACATCTCCGACGCCATCACCTGGGTGCTCGGCGAGCAGTCCGCCAAGAGTCTCCGCGGCATCAAGATGGAAGACGTCATCTTCGCCGGCACTCGCGACCGCAAGCCCACCGGCATGGCCGAGGTCTCCCTCACCCTCGTCGATCCCGAAGTCTACGACAGCAACTCTCCCGAGCCTGACGACGAAACCCTTGAAGCCCCCACGCCCATCACCGGCGACTGGGACGAGAGCCAGCTCCGTCAGCAACACGCCGCCGAGACCGAAGAAGCCGTAGCCGAGGCCCAGCCCGGCACCCTCATCGAAGGCGAAGCCAAACCCGCCCCCGCCTCAGAAGCCGACCCAAACGCCGAAGCGTCCCTCACCGAGAATCCCAACAACGTAGTCCTCAAGATCCGTCGTCGCAAGTTCGGCCGCGCCCCCATCCGCGCTGGCGAGCTCACCATCACCCGCCGCCTCTTTCGCTCCGGCGACTCCGAATACCTTCTCAACGGAAAGATCTGCCGTCTCCGCGACATTCAAGACATCTTCATGGGCACCGGCCTCGGCGGCGAGTCCTACGCCATCATCGGCCAGGAGCGCATCGGCCAGCTCCTCAGCTCCAAGCCCGCCGACCGCCGCGGAATCATTGAGGAGGCCGCCGGCATCACCCGCTTCAAGACCAAGAAGCGCCTTGCCGAACTCCGACTCGAATCCGCCCGTCAGAACCTCTCGCGCGTCAACGACATCTTCGAGGAAGTCACCAAGCAGATGGGCACCCTGAAGCGCCAGGCCGCCAAGGCCGAGCGCTATACTGCCATCCGCGACGAGCTCCGCACCCGCCTCCGCGTCGTCCTCGCCAGCCGCCTCTCCCAGCTTGACCACGAACTAGCCACCGCCACCACGGCCATCAGCACCCTCGCCACCCAGATCGACGCCCAGGCCGCCGACCTCGAAACGATGGACGCGCAGCACACCGAAGGCGTCCGCTCCGGCTACGCCCTCGACCAGCAGATTCGCGAGACCAACACCGCCGCCAACCAGTCCGCCGTCGAGCTCGAGCGCAGCACCGCCCGCGCCGCCGCCAACACCGACCGCGTCGCCGAGCTCACCAGCCGCCTCGCCCAGGGCCAGGACGACCTCGCCGCCGCCCGCGCCCAACTCGCCACGCTCGCCGGAGACCTCGAGCAGCACCGCGCCTTCGCCGAAACAGCAAGCGCAGAATCAGGCGAATCGCGCGCCGAAGCCCAGCGCCAGCAGCAGCTCGCCCAGGAAGGCGTCCGCGCCCTCGCCTCCGCCGAGCAGCAGGCCGAGCAGAACCGCCGTGCCATCATGCAGCTCGTCCAGCGTATCTCCCAGACGCGCAACGAAGAGACCCAGGCCGCCGCCGCCCTCGCCGGTCTCGAGCGCGAGTCCGAGCGCCTCCTCACCGAGTCCGACCACGCCCGCCAGGAACTAGCCACCCTCGGCCTCCAGCGGGGCCAGGTCAAGCTCAGCTTCGAAGACGTCACCGACCGCCTCAAGCGCCTCGAGTCCGAGATCTCCAGCTACCGTGCCCAGCTCGACCAGGCCCGTCAGCAGGAGGGCCAGAGCAAGCGCAAGGGCGACCAGCTTCGCGGAGAACAGGCTACCCTCAACGGTCGCCGCAACGCCCTAGAGTCCCTCATCCGCGAGCACTCCTACTCGACCGACACCGTCCGCAACATCTTCCGTGCCCACACCAACCGCGCGAAGCAGAACCCCGGAGCCCCGTCGGCCGCCCCCGTCGGCACCCTCGCCGACTTCCTCGAGGTCGACGGCAAGTACGAAAAGATCGTCGACGAGTTCCTCCGCGACGAGTTGAACTACATCGTCGTCCGCAACTGGGAGGATGCCGACACCAGCGTCCAGCTCCTGCAAAAAGAAGTAGCCGGCCGCGCCACCTTCCTCATCACCACGAACGAGGGTGCCCCACCTTCGACGCCAGCTTCATCGTCGTCTAAGGTGGGTTCCCCGAATGTTCCCGAAGCCGAGGGCCTCATCCCTCTCCGCGACTGCATCCGCATCAACCCGCCCGCGGACGCTCCCAACTTCGCCGCAAACATAGAATCCATCCTCCCCAAGCTCTCGAACGGCTACATCACCCCCGACACCGAAACCGCCCGCACCCTCGCCGTCCAATATCCGGACGCCTACTTCCTCTCCCCATCGGGAGAATCCTTCCAGCACCTCACCGTCACAGGCGGACGCCCCTCAGCGCAAGGCCCGCTCGCCCTCAAGCGCGAACTCTCCGAAGTCCAGTCCAAGGTAGACGCCGCGCAGAAGGCCCTCGCCGGGACCGACAAACAGACCACCGATCTCCAGCACCAGATCGCCGATCTCAACACCGAGATCGAAAATCGCAACCACGACCGCCGCGACGCCGAGCGCGAATCCGCCAACTCCGGAGCAGCCCTCCGCCAGATGGAATCCGAGGTCGCCCGCCTCGAACGCCGCCTCCAGGATTGGTCGATCACCACGGAACGCAACAAGGATGCCCGCAATCAAAAGTCGGACCTCATCGCCCGCCGCCAGCAGGATGCTGAAGCCCTCGAAGTCGAGCGGACCGCCCTCGAAGTCAAGCTAGGCGACGTCCAGTCCCAGCTTGAAGAGCTCCGCAGCGAGCGCGAGCACCTCCAGCAGTCCGCCGCTGCCGCCTCAGCTGCCCTCGCCGCCCTCGAAGAGCGCCGCCGGAACGCCGCCGCCAACCTCGAGCAGACCACCCGCCTCTACAACGGCCAACAGCAGCGCATCCAGCAACTCGACCAGCAGCTCACCGCCGCCGCGTCCGAGAAGCTCCGCCGCGAAGAGGAGACCTCCGCCCTCGGCATCCAGCACGAGGAACTCTCCGAGACTCGCGCTCAGGCCGTCGCCACCGCCTCCCGTCTTTCGTCTGAAGCCACCCAGCTCCGCGCCGCTATGGCTGAACTCGACGCGAGGCTCCGCCACCTCCGCACCGAAACCGAGTCCCTCCGCGAGCAGCGCGCCAACCACACTGCTCGCGCCGCCCGCCTTACCTCTGACATCGAGCACATGGAGGCAACCAGCCTCAACGATCTTGGCCTCCCCGCCACCGATCTGCGCGCCGACACCACTATCGCCCGAATTGAAGGTGAAGCCCTTTCCTTTGAGGAAGAAGAGTCCCGTAACTTAAAGCAAAAGCTTGAGGCCATGGGCCCCGTTAACATGATGGCCCTCGAGGAATACAACGAGACCGCCGAGCGCCACGCCTTCCTGGAAACCCAACGCAAGGACCTCCTCGACTCCATTCAGAACACCCAGGAGTCCATCAAGGAGATCGACGACGTCTCCCGCGTCAAGTTCGAAGAGGCCTTCAAGGTCATTAACGATAACTTCTCCGTCACCTTCACCAAGCTCTTCGGCGGAGGCCAGGCGTTCATGAAGCTCACCGAGCCCGAAAATACCAACGAGTCCGGCATCGACATCGTCGCCAGCCCCCCGGGCAAGAAGCTCCAGAACATCCTTCTCCTCTCCGGTGGAGAAAAGGCCCTCACCGCCCTTTCGCTCCTCGTCGGCATCTTCCAGTTCCAGCCTGCCCCCTTCTGCGTGCTCGACGAAGTCGACGCCCCGCTCGACGAGACCAACGTAGGCCGCTTCGCCAAGCTCATCGCCGAGATGTCCGCGAACACCCAGTTCGTCGTCATCACCCACAGCAAACGCACCATGAGTCAGGCCGACGTCATCTACGGCGTCACCATGCAGGAGCCCGGCGTCAGCAAGATCGTCAGCGTCAACCTCGGAGCCACCAACCGCAACCGTCAGGACGACAACTCCCGCCGCGTAGCGTGA
- a CDS encoding amidohydrolase family protein, which produces MKNFKNTALALAAITLTGIVTAQTPKFTGPNLTTTDPPKIIAITGGKLLTITHGTIDNGVLILENGRITAVGTAGTAIPKGAQIFDAKGMTVYPGLFDAETHLGLTEVESDENSNDLAETSDEIMPQMRVVDAFHAETVRIPVQRINGVTTAIVAPASEDTIAGQDALIQLYGRDRNAMIVTPDIALAMNFIGDVRRKGSGRGASKFPSTRMGLASQLRQTFLDAQNYMAEQAAAAKPDHKGPPPKVDLKFEALIPYLKGEKPVVLAADESYEVEVAMSIAHEFHLKVILNHVTHAQDLLDTIASYKVSVIVGSIYSAPRPNERYDAVYSLPAELQKRGVKIAFSSLSDGPTSDSRNLPYAAGYAVAYGLPYDEAMKALTLNPAEMFGVADKQGSLDTGKVANVVIANGDPLDVRTSVQQVFIGGVPIPMTSRQTQLRDQYLPLSKTPTPK; this is translated from the coding sequence GTGAAAAACTTCAAGAACACAGCGCTGGCGCTCGCCGCCATCACCCTCACGGGCATCGTCACCGCCCAAACCCCGAAATTCACCGGCCCCAACCTCACCACCACCGATCCGCCAAAGATCATCGCCATCACCGGCGGCAAACTCCTGACCATCACCCACGGCACCATCGACAACGGCGTACTCATCCTCGAGAACGGCAGGATCACTGCCGTAGGCACCGCCGGGACCGCCATCCCCAAGGGTGCGCAAATCTTCGACGCCAAGGGTATGACTGTCTACCCTGGCCTCTTCGACGCCGAAACTCACCTCGGCCTCACCGAGGTCGAGTCCGACGAGAACAGTAACGACCTCGCCGAGACCAGCGACGAGATCATGCCTCAGATGCGTGTTGTAGACGCCTTCCACGCCGAAACCGTCCGCATTCCCGTCCAGCGTATCAACGGCGTCACAACTGCCATCGTCGCTCCCGCTTCCGAAGATACCATCGCCGGCCAGGACGCCCTCATCCAGCTCTACGGTCGCGACCGCAACGCCATGATCGTCACTCCCGACATTGCCCTCGCGATGAACTTCATCGGCGACGTCCGCCGCAAGGGCAGCGGCCGAGGCGCCTCCAAGTTCCCCTCCACCCGCATGGGGCTCGCCTCGCAGCTCCGCCAGACCTTCCTTGACGCGCAGAACTACATGGCCGAACAGGCCGCTGCCGCAAAGCCCGATCACAAGGGACCGCCACCTAAAGTCGACCTGAAGTTCGAGGCCTTAATCCCTTACTTGAAGGGCGAAAAGCCCGTCGTCCTCGCAGCCGACGAGAGCTACGAAGTCGAAGTCGCCATGAGCATCGCCCACGAATTCCATCTCAAGGTGATCCTCAACCACGTCACCCACGCCCAGGATCTCCTCGACACCATCGCGTCCTACAAGGTCTCAGTCATCGTCGGCTCCATCTACTCGGCCCCACGCCCCAACGAGCGCTACGACGCCGTCTACTCCCTGCCCGCCGAACTCCAGAAGCGCGGTGTCAAGATCGCCTTCTCCAGCCTCTCGGACGGTCCAACGTCAGACAGCCGGAACCTCCCATACGCAGCCGGATACGCCGTCGCCTACGGCCTACCTTACGACGAAGCAATGAAGGCCCTCACCCTCAACCCCGCCGAGATGTTCGGCGTAGCCGACAAGCAGGGCTCACTCGACACCGGCAAGGTAGCCAACGTCGTCATCGCCAACGGCGACCCGCTCGACGTCCGCACCTCCGTCCAGCAGGTCTTCATCGGCGGAGTTCCAATCCCGATGACCAGCCGCCAGACTCAACTCCGAGACCAGTACCTGCCCCTCTCGAAGACACCAACTCCGAAGTAA